The following are encoded together in the Vicugna pacos chromosome 26, VicPac4, whole genome shotgun sequence genome:
- the PLAT gene encoding tissue-type plasminogen activator: protein MMNAMRRGLLCVLLLWEAVFALPSQESHRRPRRGSRSRVTCRDEKTQMVYQQHESWLRPLLRGNRVEHCWCNGGQPQCHSVPVRSCSEPRCFNGGTCRQALYSSEFVCQCPEGFIGKRCEIDASATCYKDKGVTYRGTWSTVESGAECANWNSSGLASKPYSGRRPDAIKLGLGNHNYCRNPDQDSKPWCYVFKAGKYISEFCSTPACSKKDDGDCYFGKGLAYRGTRSLTTSGASCLPWNSMILIGKVYTAWKTNAQALDLGKHNHCRNPDGDTKPWCHVLKDHQLTWEYCDLPQCDTCGLRQYKQPQFRIKGGLFADITSHPWQAAIFAKHRRSPGERFLCGGILISSCWVLSAAHCFQERFPPHHLKVVLGRTYRLVPGEEEQVFEVEKYIVHKEFDDDIYDNDIALLQLKSDSLSCAQESDSVRTVCLPDADLQLPDWTECELSGYGKHEASSPFYSERLKEAHVRLYPSRRCTSQYLFNRTVTNNMLCAGDTRSGGNQDNLHDACQGDSGGPLVCMKDNHMTLVGIISWGLGCGQKDVPGVYTKVTNYLDWIRDNTRP, encoded by the exons TGACCTGCAGAGATGAGAAAACACAGATGGTATACCAGCAACACGAGTCGTGGCTGCGGCCCCTGCTCAGGGGCAACCGGGTGGAGCACTGCTGGTGTAACGGGGGCCAGCCCCAGTGCCACTCGGTGCCCGTCAGAA GCTGCAGCGAACCAAGGTGCTTCAATGGGGGAACGTGTCGTCAGGCCCTCTATTCCTCAGAGTTCGTCTGCCAGTGCCCTGAAGGGTTTATTGGGAAGCGCTGTGAAATCG ATGCCAGTGCCACATGCTACAAGGACAAGGGTGTCACCTACAGGGGCACGTGGAGCACAGTGGAAAGTGGGGCCGAGTGTGCCAACTGGAACAGCAGCGGGCTGGCCTCGAAGCCCTACAGCGGACGGAGGCCAGACGCCATCAAGCTGGGCCTGGGAAATCACAACTACTGCAG AAACCCGGACCAAGACTCAAAGCCCTGGTGCTATGTCTTCAAGGCAGGGAAATACATCTCCGAGTTCTGCAGCACGCCCGCCTGCTCCAAGA AGGACGATGGGGACTGCTACTTTGGAAAAGGGTTGGCGTACCGCGGTACCCGCAGCCTCACCACGTCCGGGGCCTCCTGCCTGCCGTGGAATTCCATGATCCTGATAGGGAAGGTTTACACGGCGTGGAAGACCAACGCGCAGGCTCTGGACCTGGGCAAACACAATCACTGCCG GAATCCAGACGGGGACACCAAGCCCTGGTGCCATGTGCTGAAGGACCACCAGCTGACATGGGAGTACTGCGACCTGCCCCAGTGTG ACACCTGTGGCCTGAGACAGTACAAGCAGCCCCAGTTCCGCATCAAAGGAGGCCTCTTTGCCGACATCACCTCCCACCCGTGGCAGGCCGCCATCTTCGCCAAGCACAGGAGGTCTCCAGGAGAGAGGTTTCTGTGTGGGGGCATCCTGATCAGCTCATGCTGGGTGCTGTCCGCCGCCCACTGCTTCCAGGAGAG GTTCCCTCCCCACCATCTCAAGGTGGTCTTGGGCAGAACGTACCGGCTTGTCCCTggagaggaggagcaggtgtTTGAAGTAGAAAAATACATTGTCCACAAGGAATTTGATGACGACATTTACGACAATGACATTG CGCTGCTGCAGCTGAAATCGGACTCGCTGTCTTGCGCCCAGGAGAGCGACTCCGTCCGCACCGTCTGCCTCCCGGACGCCGACCTGCAGCTGCCCGACTGGACCGAGTGCGAGCTGTCGGGCTACGGCAAGCACGAGGCCT CTTCTCCTTTCTATTCTGAGCGGCTGAAGGAGGCTCATGTCAGGCTGTACCCATCCAGGCGCTGCACATCACAGTATTTGTTTAACAGAACCGTCACCAACAACATGCTATGTGCTGGAGACACTCGAAGTGGCGGGAACCAAGACAACCTGCATGACGCCTGCCAG GGCGACTCCGGCGGTCCCCTGGTGTGTATGAAGGACAACCACATGACCTTGGTGGGCATCATCAGCTGGGGCCTCGGCTGTGGGCAGAAGGATGTTCCAGGCGTGTACACCAAGGTTACCAATTACCTGGACTGGATCCGAGACAACACGCGTCCATGA